The genomic window AATGTTATTCTTAGCATCATACTTACCATCACGTTTGGCATATTGTAGAAGCAGGTCACAGACTTGACATAGTATATCAATATCTTTGTCCTCCTTTGCATCAAAAAATAACAGGAATTGACCCAAAAAATCCGAAGCAACATAGCTTTTCCTGATTTAATGGCAACATAATCAAAGAGCTGTTCCAGAACCAGAATAGGTTTTAAGTTTTTGGCTATGCTTACCTATCTAAATTCTGGAAGAAACCTTCAAAAGTAGAGCAGAAGTTTTCTCGAGCTTCAGAATGTTTTGATTGTATAGCCTTCTTCCCTCTAAAGCATCTCTAAAGCTTATAAATAGTCAGTTTCCATTGAGGGTCTAGAAAAGAATAGGTAGCAGTTCCTCACTGATAAAAAACTGAGGGTGGCTTACACAAAAATAACACATCTGCCATGTCACACACCATAGTTCATGAAACATGCATAAATTTTTTCACAACCAGTGATCCAACAACTTTGAAGAACACTCAACTATCATTGGATCATGAAAACGCCCAACTTACCTCACATCCCCCAACCCCACCCCACCCACAACCCCACGCACACATACCAATTTAGATTTATCCCGGATGGTCCATGGAAGATCGAACTCGAACGGGCAGCGTGCTGAACTGGCGATGCGCCAACCCCATAATACAATCGTGAAGGGTTTAAAACAAACCTGGATCTTTATGGCGGAGGAATTCTGTTGCTCTAGCAGCAACTGGCGGTTGCGCTCTGTCAGGTCGCCGGAGAAGGGCATCGATGCCTGCATGCATGCTTCACATATAAACACACAAAATCCGGAAAATCTACCAAATTTCGCAGAGCAAGAAAAGGTGAGGCCGGTCAGGCCTTACTCGCAGGTGGGGGATCAGGATGCTTTACCGGAATAAGGATCGGCGTGGCGGCGGAAGCTAGGTTTTAGGTTTGCGGCGGGGTGGAGCGTGGGCTGGGTCAGGGGTGATGTTGGTGTTTCTCAAAAAAAACAAGGTGCAAGAAAAGCGCTGCTCGGCTCTTCGTGCCTGACAGgtaattgtttttgttttttcaacTCAACTTTTGGACCATCGTAACTGGCGAACGTTCGTCAGGAGGGTGGCACATGCAAAAGATTGGTTGGCAGTTTCAGTTCTGATAAAGTTATGTAGGTGGCATTTTATTCAGAAGACA from Triticum aestivum cultivar Chinese Spring chromosome 3B, IWGSC CS RefSeq v2.1, whole genome shotgun sequence includes these protein-coding regions:
- the LOC123067470 gene encoding E3 ubiquitin-protein ligase UPL6 gives rise to the protein MPFSGDLTERNRQLLLEQQNSSAIKIQRCFRGKKAIQSKHSEARENFCSTFEGFFQNLDRKSYVASDFLGQFLLFFDAKEDKDIDILCQVCDLLLQYAKRDGDVASLFAGADYSVEHVVVHNVKKLALICVRAVHQKSM